A part of Catharus ustulatus isolate bCatUst1 chromosome 8, bCatUst1.pri.v2, whole genome shotgun sequence genomic DNA contains:
- the LOC116999660 gene encoding heparan sulfate glucosamine 3-O-sulfotransferase 1-like yields the protein MAFLLVSAYLLLTHARGAPVENGALLETLKSQVGLFSNKSEHYSAQVRPPGTSRQIPQTIIIGVRKGGTRALLEMLDIHPNIVVAATEVHFFDWDENYVKGIDWYRNLMPFSYGNQITIEKTPGYFTSPQAPGRIHDMNSSIKLLLILRDPTERVISDYTQVYYNRVESHKPVQLFEDIVIKNGVLNTKYKAIQRSLYDVHMEKWLKHFSLDQIHIVDGNTLIKDPLPELQKVERFLNLPSRIMASNFYFNQTKGFYCIRSDGRERCLHESKGRPHPLVNSTVLEQLYSYFREHNAKFYRMVNHSFDWH from the coding sequence ATGGCCTTCCTACTAGTGTCAGCTTATCTTCTGCTGACTCATGCTCGGGGTGCTCCTGTTGAGAATGGGGCACTGCTGGAAACACTGAAGTCACAAGTGGGATTATTCAGCAATAAAAGTGAGCACTATTCAGCACAGGTGAGACCTCCTGGCACGAGCCGACAAATACCTCAGACAATCATCATAGGAGTTCGTAAAGGAGGGACCAGGGCTTTGCTGGAGATGTTGGATATTCATCCCAACATTGTGGTGGCAGCTACAGAAGTCCACTTCTTTGACTGGGATGAAAATTATGTGAAAGGAATAGACTGGTATAGAAATCTGATGCCATTTTCTTATGGAAATCAAATTACAATTGAGAAAACACCAGGCTATTTTACATCACCGCAGGCTCCAGGAAGAATTCATGACATGAATAGCTCCATTAAACTGCTGCTCATTCTAAGAGATCCCACTGAGAGAGTTATATCTGACTATACCCAAGTATATTACAACAGAGTAGAAAGTCACAAGCCTGTTCAGCTCTTTGAAGATATTGTTATTAAGAATGGAGTGCTTAATACCAAATACAAAGCTATTCAGAGAAGTCTATATGATGTCCATATGGAAAAGTGGCTTAAGCATTTCAGTTTGGATCAGATTCACATAGTGGATGGCAATACTTTGATCAAGGACCCTCTTCCTGAACTACAAAAAGTTGAAAGATTTCTAAATCTTCCTTCCCGAATTATGgcttctaatttttattttaaccaaaCCAAGGGATTCTACTGCATCAGAAGTGATGGGAGGGAGAGATGTTTACATGAATCCAAAGGGCGTCCCCATCCTCTCGTTAACAGCACTGTTCTAGAGCAACTGTATTCTTACTTCAGAGAGCACAATGCAAAATTTTACAGGATGGTTAATCATTCCTTTGACTGGCATTAA